In Streptomyces violaceusniger Tu 4113, one DNA window encodes the following:
- a CDS encoding Tn3 family transposase: MPVEFLTDEQAASYGKFNEEPTRPELERFFYLDDEDRKLIAKRRGDHNRLGFALQMCTVRYIGRFLTDDPLDVPWVVIEHIAGQLGIEDVSAVKRYTERQPTTYEHSWEIRDVYEYHEYEDPQWSRRFRTFLHGRAWTAHAEGPKALFDHAVGWLRKNRVLLPGVSVLARQVSEVRQIADKRLHATVAKATFRADKSLPGDLAGLLVVPEGKRFSYLEELRRPPTRTTGTAMKGALQRVDEIAVYRLGRLKLDKLPPNRLAALARYGLGSKAATLERASDPKRTAMLTAVMRHLEAKAIDEALDLFSVLMATRLISTAKRRTDKERLSTLPQLERASRITARISKVVMEELEHLAQTGGAMDADAMWRALEEVAPRAQLWSAATLVASLVPEDDDSAEIAIREALALRYNTVKPFLSLLGDTKMLGAAPAGKRILAAVRCLPALSRRRVGEKPLLKREVDEKVVPPYWRKAVYANKDLPQGAVDRDAYVVCVLEQLYRALMGRNIFASPSHRYSNPRARLLDGKPWAAVREDVLAGLSLDMPVTEHLTDLVRVLDAAWKQMGDRLEEAGAEAKVSIEFPEGGGRAKLNVDKLGALGEPKSLRWLRRRVERMLPKVELPDLLFEVHSWTGFLDAFVHLGDGKTRMEDLATSVVALLVSESCNIGLTPVINPSNVALTRSRLSHVDQYYLRADTIAEANATLIAAQAEVPVVAHWGNGLLASVDGLRFVVPVRTINAAPNPKYFGFKRGITWLNAVNDQVAGIGQMVVPGTPRDSLHILDALLNLDGGVKPEMVATDNASYSDMVFGLFKILGYNFSPRFRDLDDQRFWRAEMPGVETGEYGVLEDLAKNKVNLNKVIQHWEDMLRVAGSLVTNQVRAYDLLRMFGSASKPAPLGQAFAEYGRVAKTLHLLQVVDPVDDTYRRQMGKQLSVQESRHSLARDICHGKKGTIHQAYRDGMEDQLGSLGLVLNAVVLWTTRYIDAAVAQLRAEGHEISDDDIARLSPLKHKNLNVLGRYSFTPSTPAGGILRPLRDPDAPIPEDEEEEGSLV; the protein is encoded by the coding sequence ATGCCAGTGGAGTTTTTGACCGACGAACAGGCCGCGTCGTACGGGAAGTTCAATGAGGAGCCGACGCGCCCGGAGCTGGAGCGGTTCTTCTACCTCGACGACGAGGATCGGAAGCTGATCGCGAAGCGGCGCGGGGATCACAACCGGCTTGGGTTCGCGCTGCAGATGTGCACGGTGCGCTACATCGGCCGGTTCCTGACGGACGATCCGCTCGATGTGCCGTGGGTGGTCATCGAGCACATCGCAGGGCAGCTTGGCATCGAGGACGTCTCGGCGGTCAAGCGGTACACCGAGCGGCAGCCGACGACATATGAGCACTCGTGGGAGATCCGGGACGTCTACGAGTACCACGAGTACGAGGACCCGCAGTGGTCGCGGAGGTTCCGTACGTTCCTGCATGGGCGGGCGTGGACAGCGCATGCGGAGGGCCCGAAGGCGCTGTTCGATCACGCGGTGGGCTGGCTGCGGAAGAACCGGGTGCTGCTGCCCGGGGTGTCGGTGCTCGCGCGGCAGGTGTCCGAGGTCCGCCAGATCGCGGACAAGCGGCTGCACGCGACGGTGGCCAAGGCGACGTTCCGCGCGGACAAGTCCCTGCCCGGGGACCTGGCAGGACTGCTGGTGGTGCCGGAGGGGAAGCGGTTTTCGTACCTGGAGGAGTTGCGCCGGCCGCCGACGAGGACGACAGGTACGGCGATGAAGGGTGCCCTGCAGCGGGTGGACGAGATCGCGGTGTATCGCCTGGGCCGCCTCAAGCTGGACAAGCTGCCGCCGAACCGGCTGGCCGCTTTGGCCCGGTACGGCCTGGGGTCGAAGGCGGCGACGCTGGAGCGGGCGAGTGATCCCAAGCGCACGGCGATGCTCACCGCGGTGATGCGGCACCTGGAAGCCAAGGCGATCGACGAGGCATTGGACCTGTTCTCGGTGCTGATGGCCACGCGCCTGATCAGTACCGCGAAGAGGCGTACCGACAAGGAACGACTCTCCACCCTGCCGCAGCTGGAGAGGGCGTCGCGCATCACGGCCCGCATCTCCAAGGTGGTCATGGAGGAGCTGGAGCACCTCGCGCAGACCGGCGGCGCCATGGACGCGGACGCGATGTGGCGGGCCCTGGAGGAGGTCGCGCCGAGGGCCCAGCTGTGGAGCGCGGCCACGCTGGTGGCCAGCCTTGTTCCGGAGGACGACGACTCGGCGGAGATCGCGATACGCGAGGCGCTGGCGCTGCGCTACAACACCGTCAAGCCGTTCCTGTCGCTGCTGGGTGACACGAAGATGCTCGGCGCGGCCCCGGCCGGCAAGCGCATCCTGGCCGCGGTCAGGTGCCTGCCCGCCCTCTCCCGGCGCCGCGTGGGCGAGAAGCCGCTGCTGAAGCGGGAAGTCGACGAGAAGGTGGTGCCGCCGTACTGGCGCAAGGCGGTGTACGCGAATAAGGACCTGCCGCAGGGCGCGGTCGACCGCGACGCCTATGTGGTGTGCGTGCTGGAGCAGCTGTACCGGGCGTTGATGGGCCGCAACATCTTCGCCTCCCCGTCACACCGCTACTCCAACCCGCGCGCCCGTCTGCTGGACGGCAAGCCCTGGGCAGCCGTACGGGAGGACGTTCTGGCGGGCCTGAGCCTGGACATGCCCGTCACCGAGCACCTCACCGACCTGGTGCGGGTGCTGGACGCCGCGTGGAAGCAGATGGGCGACCGCCTCGAAGAGGCCGGCGCGGAAGCGAAGGTGTCCATCGAGTTCCCCGAAGGCGGGGGCCGCGCGAAGCTGAACGTCGACAAGCTCGGGGCGCTGGGCGAGCCCAAGTCGCTGCGCTGGCTGCGCCGGCGGGTGGAACGGATGCTGCCCAAGGTCGAGCTGCCGGACCTGCTGTTCGAGGTGCACTCCTGGACCGGGTTCCTGGACGCGTTCGTGCACCTGGGCGACGGCAAGACCCGCATGGAGGACCTGGCCACCTCGGTGGTGGCGCTGCTGGTGAGCGAGAGCTGCAACATCGGGCTCACCCCGGTCATCAACCCGAGCAACGTGGCCCTGACCCGCTCGCGGCTCTCCCACGTCGACCAGTACTACCTACGCGCCGACACCATCGCCGAGGCCAACGCCACGCTGATCGCCGCCCAGGCAGAGGTGCCCGTCGTTGCGCACTGGGGCAACGGGCTGCTCGCCTCGGTGGACGGACTGCGGTTCGTCGTCCCGGTCCGCACCATCAACGCCGCACCGAATCCGAAGTACTTCGGATTCAAGCGCGGGATCACCTGGCTGAACGCAGTGAATGACCAGGTCGCGGGCATCGGGCAGATGGTGGTGCCCGGCACGCCGCGCGACTCCCTGCACATCCTGGACGCCCTGCTGAACCTGGATGGCGGGGTGAAGCCGGAGATGGTCGCCACCGACAACGCCTCCTACTCCGACATGGTGTTCGGCCTGTTCAAGATCCTGGGATACAACTTCTCCCCGCGCTTCCGTGACCTGGACGACCAGCGGTTCTGGCGCGCGGAGATGCCCGGCGTCGAGACCGGCGAGTACGGAGTTTTGGAGGACCTGGCGAAGAACAAGGTGAACCTGAACAAGGTCATCCAGCACTGGGAGGACATGCTCCGCGTGGCCGGTTCCCTGGTCACCAACCAGGTCCGCGCGTACGACCTGCTGCGGATGTTCGGCAGCGCAAGCAAGCCGGCCCCGCTGGGGCAGGCGTTCGCCGAATACGGACGCGTCGCCAAGACCCTGCACCTGCTGCAGGTCGTCGACCCCGTCGACGACACCTACCGCCGTCAGATGGGCAAGCAGCTCAGCGTGCAGGAGTCCCGCCACAGCCTCGCCCGGGACATCTGCCACGGCAAGAAGGGCACCATCCACCAGGCGTACCGCGACGGCATGGAGGACCAGCTCGGCTCGCTCGGCCTGGTCCTGAACGCCGTCGTCCTGTGGACCACCCGCTACATCGACGCCGCCGTCGCCCAGCTCCGCGCCGAGGGACACGAGATCAGCGACGACGACATCGCACGGCTGTCCCCGCTCAAGCACAAGAACCTCAACGTGCTGGGCCGCTACAGCTTCACCCCATCCACCCCGGCCGGGGGCATCCTGCGCCCGCTGCGCGACCCGGACGCCCCGATCCCCGAGGACGAGGAAGAGGAGGGCAGCCTGGTCTGA
- a CDS encoding alpha/beta hydrolase, whose amino-acid sequence MRLALDALFADVPAEQLDEARDFYKSRAAGRGPGSLEELKDVRAKRSAPPAADPPAIEETIEAAEARVPVRIFTPIDGPPQGVYLDIHGGGFYMDSAARGDKRNRELADALHLAVVSVDYRLAPEHPWPAAPDDCEAAALWLVEEADARFGTSRLAIGGSSAGATLALATLLRLRDRDTVGQFTGAALQFGTYDLSARTPAGRRIADEYFIQAYAGHVEDRTVPDISPIYGVLRGLPPTLLIVGSADVLLEDNLALAGRLSAAGNDVELRVYPDSPHGFTAHPTAMARTALSSVDSWLRDRITQS is encoded by the coding sequence GTGCGACTCGCGCTGGACGCACTGTTCGCTGACGTGCCCGCGGAGCAGCTCGATGAAGCTCGCGACTTCTACAAGTCGAGGGCGGCAGGCCGTGGCCCCGGCTCACTGGAGGAGCTGAAGGATGTCCGAGCGAAGAGGTCAGCTCCTCCTGCCGCCGATCCGCCTGCCATCGAAGAGACGATCGAAGCCGCAGAAGCACGCGTCCCTGTCAGAATCTTCACTCCTATCGACGGTCCGCCGCAGGGCGTCTACCTGGACATACACGGCGGCGGCTTCTACATGGACTCCGCAGCGCGAGGAGACAAACGCAACCGCGAACTCGCAGACGCCCTCCACCTCGCCGTTGTCAGCGTCGACTACCGGCTGGCCCCCGAGCACCCGTGGCCAGCGGCACCCGACGACTGCGAAGCAGCGGCGCTCTGGCTCGTCGAAGAAGCCGATGCCCGCTTCGGAACGTCCCGACTTGCGATCGGCGGGAGCTCCGCGGGAGCCACACTCGCCTTGGCGACCCTGCTCCGGCTGAGGGACAGAGATACCGTTGGTCAGTTCACCGGCGCGGCACTCCAATTCGGGACCTACGACCTGAGCGCACGAACCCCGGCCGGTCGCCGCATCGCGGACGAATACTTCATCCAGGCGTACGCCGGCCATGTGGAAGACCGCACCGTTCCCGACATCTCTCCCATCTACGGCGTTCTTCGCGGGCTTCCCCCAACGCTGCTGATCGTCGGAAGCGCAGACGTGTTGCTGGAAGACAACCTGGCGCTGGCAGGTCGGTTGTCAGCGGCTGGCAATGACGTCGAGCTCCGGGTCTACCCCGACTCACCTCACGGCTTCACGGCCCACCCCACGGCAATGGCCAGGACAGCGCTCAGCAGCGTCGACTCCTGGCTGCGCGACCGGATTACGCAATCGTAG
- a CDS encoding integrase, which produces MTTAHASSPALAGRRPFHGLPVIETAGLRREPGSPRPVFDQDVWDLTGLADAPVVMSAHRKILDFTAIINPRWRQVAREYLMARMAPLHPDVAVLPQAFRTPLNPNSLWSELKHLALWFNHLTAVGITSLSQVRQHHCDVYLAAASRSATDPDRLLSPATTVAMVRIPQFLVLYTEILSDCYQPGFTPWPGRSADEVTGYVRSDENRVPPVPDTLLRPLLANCLYLLETIGPLLVAEAAVARAADQREAASRRGLLVTEVDGLREVIERRRETGLAAARAADATVTQRLKRGWDAGDPLLHMSWHPLVVQAAGAMGHRRDLERLRPELERWVSECGLQQPWCRDAALVSRPDDGTPVPWALPMARHQLDVTVHAVTSAAYFLTSALSGMRSSELAELTSNCRQQEQRPGGGTRYRLVSRRIKGEVFGGTEDAWVVTEDVHLAIATAEALTGAAPGERLFAKASNNSNSRYTALRAWVNGEYGQRLGLEPIPDGPVNPRALRRTLAMAIAQRPHGLMAVKLHLKHASVATAEGYAARPGGHQAAFAAEVAAEEEAEHLRLTVAAYEDYQRGILPSGQGARDLIGAFRAVDQVLGRHDAGPVTVIDDRRVERVLKAKAKTLHLGVGNYCWFSDPGKALCLKIAGTPDAAEPLMGMCDSARCPQATHHPQHRQIWAEHADSTRAVFLGNPRLSKPERARAQAAFDRATRIVADIDAAGHPDEEPRS; this is translated from the coding sequence GTGACGACCGCCCATGCCTCTTCCCCGGCCCTGGCCGGGCGGCGCCCCTTCCACGGTCTCCCGGTCATCGAGACCGCCGGCCTGCGGCGTGAGCCCGGCAGCCCGCGGCCCGTATTCGACCAGGATGTCTGGGACCTGACCGGCCTCGCCGACGCCCCGGTGGTGATGAGCGCACACCGCAAGATCCTGGACTTCACCGCCATCATCAACCCCCGCTGGCGGCAGGTTGCCCGCGAGTACCTGATGGCGCGGATGGCCCCGCTCCATCCGGACGTGGCCGTCTTGCCGCAGGCGTTCCGCACCCCACTGAACCCGAACTCCCTCTGGTCCGAACTCAAGCACCTGGCCCTGTGGTTCAACCACCTCACCGCGGTTGGCATCACCTCGCTGTCGCAGGTCCGCCAGCATCACTGCGACGTCTATCTCGCGGCTGCCTCGCGCAGTGCCACCGACCCTGACCGGCTGCTGTCACCCGCGACCACGGTGGCGATGGTCCGCATTCCACAGTTCCTCGTCCTCTATACAGAGATCCTCAGCGATTGCTACCAGCCGGGCTTCACCCCGTGGCCGGGCCGCAGCGCGGACGAGGTCACGGGATATGTACGCAGTGACGAGAACCGGGTGCCGCCGGTCCCGGACACCCTGTTGCGGCCTCTACTGGCGAACTGTCTGTACTTGCTGGAGACGATCGGCCCGCTGCTGGTGGCCGAGGCGGCCGTGGCCCGCGCTGCCGACCAACGTGAGGCCGCCTCGCGGCGCGGCCTGCTGGTCACTGAGGTCGATGGCTTGCGCGAGGTCATCGAGCGACGGCGAGAGACCGGGCTTGCCGCTGCACGGGCCGCTGACGCGACCGTCACTCAGCGCTTGAAGCGCGGATGGGACGCGGGCGACCCGCTCCTGCACATGTCGTGGCATCCGCTCGTCGTTCAGGCGGCGGGAGCCATGGGACACCGCAGGGACCTGGAGAGACTCCGTCCCGAACTGGAACGGTGGGTAAGTGAGTGCGGCCTTCAGCAGCCCTGGTGCCGCGATGCAGCCCTGGTGTCCCGCCCCGATGACGGCACCCCGGTGCCCTGGGCCCTGCCGATGGCCCGGCACCAACTGGACGTCACGGTCCATGCCGTCACCTCTGCCGCCTACTTCCTCACCTCGGCGCTTTCCGGGATGCGTTCCTCGGAACTGGCGGAACTGACGAGCAACTGCCGCCAGCAGGAACAGCGGCCCGGCGGCGGCACCCGCTACCGCTTGGTCTCCCGCCGCATCAAGGGCGAGGTATTCGGCGGGACCGAGGACGCGTGGGTAGTCACCGAAGACGTGCACCTGGCCATCGCCACCGCCGAAGCCCTCACAGGCGCCGCCCCGGGTGAGCGGCTGTTCGCCAAGGCATCCAACAACAGCAACAGCCGCTATACCGCCCTGCGCGCATGGGTGAACGGCGAGTACGGACAGCGGCTCGGCCTGGAGCCCATCCCCGACGGCCCGGTCAATCCCCGAGCTCTGCGGCGCACGCTCGCGATGGCCATCGCCCAGCGCCCGCACGGCCTTATGGCCGTGAAACTGCACCTCAAGCATGCCAGCGTCGCCACAGCCGAGGGCTATGCCGCCCGCCCCGGCGGACACCAGGCCGCCTTCGCCGCCGAAGTCGCCGCCGAGGAAGAAGCCGAACACCTGCGGTTGACCGTCGCCGCCTACGAGGACTACCAGCGCGGCATCCTGCCCAGCGGCCAAGGCGCCCGCGACCTCATTGGCGCCTTCAGGGCCGTCGACCAAGTCCTGGGGCGGCACGACGCCGGGCCGGTCACCGTCATCGACGACCGGCGCGTCGAGCGAGTCCTCAAAGCGAAGGCGAAGACCCTGCACCTCGGTGTCGGCAACTACTGCTGGTTCTCCGATCCGGGCAAGGCATTGTGCCTGAAAATCGCCGGCACCCCGGACGCAGCCGAGCCGCTGATGGGGATGTGCGACTCGGCCCGCTGCCCGCAGGCCACCCACCACCCCCAGCACCGGCAGATCTGGGCCGAACACGCCGACAGCACTCGGGCCGTGTTTCTCGGCAACCCCAGACTCTCCAAGCCCGAACGGGCCCGAGCCCAGGCCGCCTTCGACCGTGCCACTCGCATCGTCGCCGATATCGACGCTGCCGGCCACCCTGACGAGGAGCCGCGCTCATGA
- a CDS encoding AfsR/SARP family transcriptional regulator gives MNLESAGGGGCPGARVPAEGVVGMAVEFGLLGTIEVRVDGRAADVGHLRQRCVLAVLLVDANRVISVDELIDRVWAGRAPQRVRGTLYGYLSRLRQTLEAAAEEVRITRQPGGYVLEVDAAAVDLHRFRDLVAKARTVGDEQAAALMGRALGLWRGEPFATVDTPWFCDLRQALERERLSAELDSADIRLRSGLHGELLPELTARAGQHPLDERLAGQFMLALYRSGRAADALTCYQDLRRRLAGELGTDPGQPLQQLHQQILTADAALTLPKPEPAPRTGAGAPVPRQLPGRPRWFTGREHQFAELTKALDSVGEPGGTVVISAIGGSGGIGKTWLALHWAHQNIDRFPGGQLYVDLHGFDPSGGPVTPAAAVRGFLDALGVDSGAVPGDVQAQIGLYRSLVQGKRMLIVLDNAADAEQAAALLPGSATCAVLVTSRRRLAGLASAHGARMLTLDVLTDTEARELMGRHLGEDRVGAEPEAVAALLEHCSGLPLAISVVGARAAAHPDFPLTALAEELQDESARLDGLDAGDLTANVRSAFTVSYRALTVGAAEVFRLVGLAPGPEIGPAAGASLVARPVTAVRAALRELENAHLVQQFAPGRYRLHDLLRLYAAEQAHRTDRQQERNVALRRLADFYLHTAREAEQLMHPHRTRIEFPEPSADCRPLAPVDQAEAMAWLETQHAGLLATQRLAADSGWYDVVWRMAWVLDTFHRRNGHLQAQLAAWRRGLEATRKLGDSEAEIFARRNLGIACIRSDLHDEALDHLHQALSLSKTYEDVDQTVHTLLVLAYAWERQENHEQALEHSRDALALLQTLEKPVWEAQAHNQVSLYCARLGQYEEARVHGETSLDLFRRHQERDGEADVLGTLGRLAHQNGQHTLALTRFQHALALLREIGHAYEEANTLAHIGDVHHALGQHDQAGQSWQQATDLYRVQHREDDAKQLRDKLRALKP, from the coding sequence ATGAACCTTGAATCGGCTGGTGGGGGCGGTTGTCCCGGGGCTAGGGTTCCGGCCGAGGGGGTGGTCGGGATGGCGGTGGAGTTCGGCTTACTCGGCACAATTGAGGTGCGCGTCGATGGCCGTGCGGCGGATGTGGGACACCTTCGGCAGCGGTGTGTGCTGGCCGTTTTGCTCGTGGATGCCAACCGGGTGATATCGGTCGACGAGCTCATCGACCGGGTGTGGGCAGGCCGGGCGCCGCAGCGGGTCAGGGGAACGCTGTACGGTTATCTGTCCCGTCTGCGCCAGACGCTGGAGGCCGCAGCGGAGGAGGTGCGGATCACGCGGCAGCCCGGCGGCTATGTCCTGGAGGTGGACGCGGCAGCCGTGGACCTCCACCGGTTCCGGGACCTGGTCGCGAAGGCCCGGACGGTCGGCGACGAGCAGGCGGCGGCGCTGATGGGACGGGCGCTGGGGCTGTGGCGTGGGGAGCCGTTCGCCACCGTGGATACCCCGTGGTTCTGCGATCTGCGCCAAGCCCTTGAGCGGGAACGGCTGTCGGCCGAACTGGATAGCGCCGACATCCGATTACGGAGCGGGCTGCACGGCGAGTTGCTGCCCGAGCTCACCGCCCGCGCCGGGCAGCACCCGCTGGACGAGCGACTGGCCGGTCAGTTCATGCTCGCCCTGTACCGCAGTGGACGGGCCGCAGACGCCCTAACCTGCTACCAGGATCTGCGGCGGCGGTTGGCGGGGGAACTGGGCACCGACCCCGGGCAGCCACTGCAGCAGTTACACCAGCAGATCCTCACCGCCGACGCGGCCCTGACCCTCCCGAAGCCAGAGCCCGCCCCCCGCACCGGGGCGGGTGCCCCGGTGCCCCGCCAGCTTCCCGGCCGACCGCGCTGGTTCACCGGCCGGGAGCACCAGTTCGCGGAGCTCACCAAGGCGTTGGACTCGGTGGGTGAGCCTGGCGGGACCGTAGTGATCTCCGCGATCGGCGGCAGCGGTGGGATCGGAAAGACCTGGCTGGCCCTGCACTGGGCGCACCAGAACATCGACCGGTTCCCGGGCGGGCAACTATACGTCGATCTGCACGGTTTCGATCCCTCGGGAGGCCCTGTCACACCGGCCGCGGCGGTACGCGGGTTCCTCGACGCGCTGGGAGTGGATTCCGGCGCCGTGCCCGGGGACGTGCAGGCTCAGATTGGACTGTACCGGAGCCTGGTCCAGGGCAAACGAATGCTTATCGTGCTGGACAACGCCGCCGACGCCGAGCAGGCGGCCGCGCTCCTGCCAGGCAGCGCCACCTGCGCGGTGCTGGTCACCAGCCGCCGACGGCTGGCCGGGCTGGCAAGCGCCCACGGGGCCCGGATGCTGACGCTCGACGTGCTGACCGACACCGAAGCACGGGAGCTGATGGGCCGCCACCTGGGGGAGGACCGGGTAGGGGCCGAACCGGAAGCCGTCGCCGCCTTGCTGGAGCACTGCTCGGGGTTGCCGCTGGCGATCAGTGTGGTGGGAGCCCGCGCTGCGGCTCATCCGGATTTCCCGCTGACAGCGCTGGCTGAGGAGCTCCAGGACGAGTCGGCGCGGCTGGACGGCCTGGACGCGGGTGACCTGACGGCCAATGTGCGATCAGCCTTCACTGTGTCGTACCGCGCCCTGACCGTCGGGGCGGCGGAGGTATTCCGGCTCGTTGGACTGGCCCCGGGGCCGGAGATCGGGCCAGCCGCCGGCGCCAGCCTCGTCGCCCGTCCTGTCACCGCCGTACGTGCGGCGCTGCGGGAACTGGAGAACGCACACCTCGTTCAGCAGTTCGCACCCGGCCGGTATCGCCTGCACGACCTGCTGCGCCTGTACGCGGCGGAGCAGGCTCACCGGACCGACCGACAGCAAGAACGCAACGTCGCGCTGCGGCGGCTGGCCGATTTCTACCTCCACACAGCCCGCGAAGCCGAACAGCTAATGCACCCGCATCGCACAAGAATCGAATTCCCTGAGCCGTCCGCCGACTGCCGGCCGCTGGCACCGGTGGATCAGGCGGAGGCAATGGCCTGGCTAGAGACCCAGCACGCCGGGTTGCTGGCAACCCAGCGATTGGCTGCCGACTCAGGCTGGTACGACGTGGTGTGGCGGATGGCGTGGGTACTGGACACCTTTCACCGCCGCAACGGCCATCTGCAGGCCCAACTCGCCGCCTGGAGAAGGGGGTTGGAGGCAACCCGGAAACTCGGCGACTCGGAGGCGGAGATCTTCGCCCGTCGCAACCTGGGCATCGCCTGCATCAGGTCCGACCTGCACGATGAGGCACTGGACCACCTTCACCAGGCCTTGTCCCTGAGCAAGACCTACGAGGACGTAGACCAGACGGTCCATACTCTCCTGGTGCTCGCCTATGCCTGGGAGCGCCAGGAGAACCATGAGCAGGCGCTTGAACACTCCCGCGACGCCCTCGCTCTTCTCCAGACATTGGAAAAGCCGGTCTGGGAGGCCCAGGCGCACAACCAGGTTTCCCTGTATTGTGCCCGGCTGGGCCAATACGAGGAGGCCCGCGTCCATGGCGAGACCTCGCTCGACCTGTTCCGCCGTCACCAGGAACGGGACGGCGAGGCAGACGTCCTTGGCACGCTGGGCCGCCTGGCCCACCAGAATGGGCAGCACACTCTGGCCCTGACCCGCTTCCAGCACGCACTGGCACTGCTACGGGAGATCGGCCACGCCTACGAGGAAGCCAACACCCTGGCCCACATAGGCGACGTCCACCATGCCCTCGGCCAACACGACCAAGCCGGTCAAAGCTGGCAGCAGGCGACCGATCTCTACCGAGTACAGCATCGCGAGGATGACGCCAAGCAGCTCCGGGACAAGCTGCGAGCCCTGAAACCATGA